One window of Cydia pomonella isolate Wapato2018A chromosome 7, ilCydPomo1, whole genome shotgun sequence genomic DNA carries:
- the LOC133519451 gene encoding uncharacterized protein LOC133519451, which produces MLSNVLYTLFVSLVIAKDNEIIFQIKPETLINTFKSLKTSGYFQKLADEFALKTAEQFIKQLKNQQKSQKSFTSTREQLDELPKPLQSSTSNRLRKASIGQAKPQPVILDGKVSHDDDVQRRIKSTSKQKASDRVSSEERRSEQVMLTLMETPPPDGDNLENESVLTEVEEKKTENPLNFYKINGKHFRRYDFFWK; this is translated from the exons ATGTTATCCAACGTACTGTACACACTGTTCGTATCGCTGGTTATTGCTAAAgacaatgaaataatttttcaaataaaacctgaaactttaatcaacacctTTAAGTCGTTGAAAACCTCAGGATATTTTCAAAAACTAGCTGATGAATTTGCGCTTAAAACAGCGGAACAGTTCATTAAACAACTCAAAAATCAGCAAAAGAGCCAAAAGAG ttttacaaGCACACGAGAACAATTGGATGAATTGCCCAAACCTCTTCAAAGTTCAACTTCAAACAGACTTCGTAAAGCGTCAATAGGTCAAGCG aaGCCGCAGCCAGTAATTTTGGACGGCAAAGTGTCTCACGACGACGATGTTCAACGGAGAATTAAAAGCACATCAAAACAAAAAGCCAGCGATAGAGTTTCTTCTGAAGAAAGAAGAAGTGAACAGGTAATGTTGACTCTTATGGAAACGCCTCCACCGGATGGAGATAACTTGGAAAATGAATCAGTCCTCACAGAAGTGGAAGAAAAGAAGACCGAAAATCCTTTGaatttctataaaattaatGGCAAGCATTTTAGAAGATATGATTTCTTCTggaaataa